A portion of the Polaribacter cellanae genome contains these proteins:
- a CDS encoding IS256 family transposase, giving the protein MKPEDFLNEDFLKQFKNGTELTSFLEQLHKRGIEKILEGELDAHLDYDKHKKSKSGNLRNGYTKKKLKTRLGETEIEVPRDRESSFNPMIVKKRESTTDGIENIIISLYAKGMSNSDIEEQIRELYDFNISTSTISRITDRISTDIIAWRNRPLEATYLIVWMDGIVFKVRENSKVANKTIYIAVGLRTDGKKEVLGLWLGKNESSAFWMSVLTDIKARGTQDILITATDNLNGFTDTIKTIFPNSVTQICVVHQIRNSCRYVVWKDKKAFTRDMKQIYTAPTKEAAKAALKDFKAKWNSKYSYAISSWENNWDELTVFFDFPIEIRTIIYTTNLIENLNGKIRKYTKNKLSFPTDEAVMKSVFLALRESTKKWTMPIRNWGIILNQFLAIFENRIKL; this is encoded by the coding sequence ATGAAACCAGAAGATTTTTTAAACGAGGATTTTTTAAAACAATTTAAAAACGGAACAGAACTTACCAGTTTTTTAGAGCAGCTCCACAAACGCGGTATAGAAAAGATTTTGGAAGGTGAGCTCGATGCGCACCTAGACTATGATAAGCACAAAAAAAGCAAGTCAGGTAATCTTAGAAATGGCTACACCAAGAAGAAGCTAAAAACCAGATTGGGCGAAACAGAGATAGAAGTTCCTAGAGATCGTGAGAGTTCTTTTAATCCTATGATTGTCAAGAAGAGAGAAAGCACAACAGACGGCATTGAAAATATTATTATCTCTCTTTACGCTAAAGGTATGAGCAATAGCGATATCGAAGAACAAATCCGAGAACTTTATGATTTTAATATCTCAACAAGTACTATATCTAGGATTACCGATAGGATATCCACTGACATTATAGCTTGGAGAAATAGACCTTTAGAAGCGACCTATCTAATTGTATGGATGGATGGCATCGTATTTAAAGTCAGAGAAAACTCAAAAGTAGCAAACAAGACCATTTATATCGCTGTTGGACTGAGAACGGACGGTAAAAAAGAAGTGCTAGGTTTATGGCTGGGCAAAAATGAATCTTCTGCCTTTTGGATGAGCGTTTTAACGGACATCAAAGCTCGAGGAACACAAGATATACTCATCACGGCTACCGATAATTTAAACGGCTTTACAGATACCATAAAGACCATTTTTCCTAACTCGGTTACCCAAATATGCGTTGTTCACCAAATCAGAAACTCCTGTCGTTATGTAGTTTGGAAAGACAAGAAAGCGTTCACCAGAGATATGAAACAAATCTATACAGCTCCAACAAAAGAAGCAGCAAAAGCCGCTTTAAAAGACTTTAAAGCAAAGTGGAACTCGAAGTACTCATACGCCATAAGCAGTTGGGAAAACAACTGGGATGAACTTACCGTATTCTTTGATTTTCCTATTGAAATACGAACTATTATTTACACCACTAATTTAATAGAAAATCTAAATGGAAAGATCAGAAAATACACCAAAAACAAACTCTCGTTCCCAACTGATGAAGCAGTTATGAAATCTGTTTTTTTAGCACTAAGAGAAAGTACCAAAAAATGGACAATGCCCATTAGAAATTGGGGAATTATACTAAATCAATTTTTAGCTATATTTGAAAATAGGATTAAACTATAA
- a CDS encoding transposase translates to MKCNTAFQFFPLSENYDAHYARFLEGDLGKIYSAIPWNDLVSSFGISEQSKGRNYLFSPKGRLGLMFLKHYANCSDRKLIEQLNSNLDYQFFCDIELGFERLTNYKIVSQIRCELAEKLDINSIEKILFNSWKNEIENPNQIVMDATCYESEVRYPSIQKLLWESVHWLYNQLRKTCSILGVKMIRSKYIKWKKRYQGFSKMRRKTKSKRISLTRGLLNLLSKFINFEKELSENHNIEFIALYYKRINTIQRIYKQQKDHFDTGEKIKDRIVSIQKDYIRPIVRGKEVKPVEFGAKVNKVQIDGISFIEHINFNAFHEGNRFIQTVQKAQGLTRKKVKIAGADKIYATNKNRKHCSSKNIETDFIPKGKKPKNHKEKKQLRAIIAKERATRLEGSFGKDKEYYHLRKIKAKTKKNEILWIFFGIHTGNALEIGRRKIAKTAQQVA, encoded by the coding sequence CTGAAATGCAACACCGCATTTCAATTTTTTCCCCTCAGCGAGAATTATGATGCTCATTATGCGCGATTTTTAGAGGGAGATTTAGGTAAAATCTACTCTGCAATTCCTTGGAATGATTTAGTTAGCTCTTTTGGTATTTCTGAACAATCAAAAGGGAGAAACTATCTTTTTAGTCCTAAAGGAAGACTAGGTTTAATGTTTTTAAAACATTATGCTAATTGTTCAGATAGAAAATTGATTGAGCAACTAAACTCGAATTTAGACTATCAATTTTTCTGTGATATAGAACTAGGTTTTGAACGCTTAACAAACTATAAAATAGTGAGCCAAATACGTTGTGAATTAGCAGAGAAACTCGATATTAATTCCATAGAAAAAATTCTATTCAACTCTTGGAAAAACGAAATTGAAAACCCCAATCAAATTGTAATGGATGCTACTTGTTATGAAAGTGAAGTTCGTTACCCTAGCATCCAAAAATTACTTTGGGAGTCGGTTCATTGGTTGTACAATCAATTACGTAAAACCTGCTCTATATTAGGGGTTAAAATGATTAGAAGTAAATATATCAAGTGGAAAAAACGTTATCAAGGATTTAGTAAAATGCGAAGAAAAACCAAGTCGAAACGTATTTCATTAACCCGAGGTTTACTCAATCTGTTAAGTAAATTTATCAACTTTGAAAAAGAGTTGTCAGAAAATCACAATATTGAGTTTATAGCTTTGTATTATAAGCGAATAAATACAATTCAAAGGATTTACAAACAACAAAAAGATCATTTTGATACAGGAGAAAAAATCAAAGATAGAATTGTAAGCATTCAAAAGGATTATATTCGTCCTATTGTTCGAGGAAAGGAAGTAAAACCTGTTGAATTTGGAGCAAAAGTTAACAAAGTTCAAATTGATGGAATTAGCTTTATCGAACATATTAACTTTAATGCATTTCATGAAGGAAATCGTTTTATTCAAACAGTCCAAAAAGCACAAGGATTAACTCGAAAAAAAGTAAAAATAGCTGGAGCAGATAAAATTTATGCCACCAATAAAAATAGAAAACACTGTAGTTCTAAGAACATAGAAACAGACTTTATCCCCAAGGGAAAAAAGCCGAAAAATCATAAAGAAAAAAAGCAACTTAGAGCTATTATCGCAAAAGAAAGAGCTACAAGATTAGAAGGTTCTTTTGGAAAGGATAAAGAATATTATCACTTACGAAAAATAAAAGCCAAAACTAAAAAGAATGAAATTCTATGGATATTCTTTGGAATACACACAGGGAATGCTCTTGAAATTGGCCGAAGAAAAATAGCTAAAACAGCACAACAAGTAGCCTAA